In the Bos javanicus breed banteng chromosome 4, ARS-OSU_banteng_1.0, whole genome shotgun sequence genome, ACGGTATTCGTGCAGCAGCGCTGCAAACTGCTGGATCTCCTGCGACGACAGCTTGGTGCGCAGCTGCCGAGAGAGCGGGACCGCGTGGGGAGGTGACTGGCGATGCCTCCACCCTGCCCACACCCAGCCTGACCCCTGCAGGAGGGCCAGCAGGAGGGAGAACCCCACACCAGCCCCGAGGTCCCCACACCAGCAGAGAGTGCCTCGGAGACCAGCCTACACCATCTGCTTTAACCTGCCACCTGGCTGGCCACCAGGTGGCTGGGTGGAGGCTGCATGTCTGACACCACTGCCAGGAGCCACCGAATTGCACACAGAGCCCAGAGTGATATTTGGTGTACTGACCAAGTTTTTAATGACGTAAAGTCGAGGGACAGGGGAAAAGTCTGCTGAGCAATAACAAGGCCCATCTGGCCCTTCCATGGTAGCACCCCATGCTACCATTCACCACCAGGGACCCAGAGACAGGTCTGTGGTTCAGCCCCAGAGGCCAGAGCAGCCCCAAGCTCAGGCCTTGGCCACCTCGCGCTCTTTCCAAAAACTGACCTGGTAGGAAAGACTTCAAGGCCCAGTTGTAAGCAAGGCATCCACGCTCCCCCCAGCTCCACCCACGGGGAAGCAAGCCTTCCTCCCATCTCTTCCAGGGAGCTCCTAGCCTGAAGGCACTGCACACAGGCCTGCTGGCGGGGCCAGCGTCTTCTGACCTTGGTGGGCGAGTGGCAGGCGGCGTACCGTGAGCATGTAGTCCTGCAGAAGCTCCGCAGCCGTGGCACTCAGCTCACTCTCGCTGACCGTCTTGGCGTGGGGTGCCGTCTGCATGCAGAAGGACAAGGGCGAGACGCCGCCTGCATGTGCACACTCGGGGAAGGAGCTGCAAGGCGCAAGCCAAGTCATGGGTGGGCGGCCCCCTAGCCCTGCCCCAGGCCTCACCCTCACCCCCCGGGATTCAGTGAGAGCCAGGGGCTGAAACAAAGAGGAGGCCTGTCATGGAGGAGGTGCTCGGgcaaagacagagaaggacatGTGCAGGGAAGGACCCAGAAGGGGCCAGCAGCCTAGCAGGGTCTCAGTGGAGCAGTGACATCACTAGTGTGACCCGGAGGAGCCCATTCACTGGAAGACTCCTGAAACTGGGGAAGGAAGGTGGGGCCATGCAGCTGTGTGGGCAGCGCTGAGACCCAGGTGGGGGTACTCACAAAGTGCTGGCTTCCGTCTCATATGGCTCCTTCATGTCCACCTTTGTGGAAGAGTCATCTGTGTGGAAATGCAGAACACAGAAGCTTCTGGTTATCTGAGGGAGGGGGCCCTGAGCCCAGTATTCACATGCTAAGCAGAAGAGGCCGAGCCCTGGTGGTGGGGAGCCGCCCAGACCCCTGGGGTGCACCCTTTGGGCTGCACCCACACCTTCTTCTCCTGAGATGCACCACCTGCCGTGGGTCTGGACAGGAGCCAGGACGATGCTCTGGTCCCCAGAAGATGTGCCAAGTGGTGGGGCTGAAGCAGGCTCCCCAGTGGCCAGAACGAGAGAAGCTTCATCAGCAGACAGTGAACATCCCTATGTCTACTTTGTGAAAACTCATTCAGCTGTACACTTTCGATTTGTGTGTATCTTTTAGTAAAacagtttattataaaaacaaacaaacgcaAGGGCCAAAGCAATCACACTAAAGCTGAATGTTTAAATATAGCTCAATAAACCACCTGCTGCCCACTGGGGCCTCAACCTTCCCACCTGCCCATGAGGACAGACTACCAGCCTCACCAGGCTATCTTTGTGGGGCTGCAAGCAGCTCCAGCACAAACAGCGAGACGAGGACGCAGCCAGGGAACCAGCCCTTTCTCAGAGAGCCCCTGCAGCTTCGTGTTTACACGCAGAGGGTTCTGCGCTGTTCACAGGATGTGTGAGTCCGCAGTGAAGGAAGTGGGGCTGGACTCCTCTCCACAGAGAGACCAGGGGCCTCCAGCCCTGGAGGCCACCGCTGAGCTGTCTCCAATATCTTTCTTCCTGTTCCCCTGACTGACAGAAGCCACAGATCCTCAGTAAACTATTTATTTGAAAAGTAGATGCTCCGGTGTTTAGAAGACTGAGCTTCAGTGGGCTACGTGTAAACTAAGTGTGCTGTGAGCTTACAATTCCCAGAACAGTCCTCTAGCTCCGAGCGCCAGTCCCCCTGCATTGCTTTTGGGCTCTTTGCTCTTCCTGCCgccgcccccaccctgccctgggcAGCCTGCACCTGGGAAGGGGCCCCACACCCATGGTGGGGCCTCACTTCTAAGTTTGGTACAGTGACTTTAGCCACCTGTGGTTCCAGAGTAAGTGTTCTTGGCCCCCAGAGTTACGCAGGAAGCCACCAGGGGGCCTAAAGGAGGGAGCTGGGgggaacacgtgaacagtgaagtCTGGAAACGAAGGGTGTTGACTCAAAGTCCGCCCTGGATGGTGGCCACCCAGGTGCTATTCTGCCAGGAGCTTGCAGCAAAGCCCtggtgggaaggggagagggagctcAGCTGCTCACGTACCACTGTGAAGGGATAGGTGGTGGGTGGGTGTCGAGGCCCCATCAAATATGGCTCTGTCCAGGAAGTCAATGGTGGACTCCGTGTACACGATCTGGAAGACCTGGCCAAGCAGGGAGCACAGCTCTTCCGCGGCGACCTGCCAATTGAGGACAAGGCTGAGCCTTCCAGGTCACTTCCTAGGCATCTGACACCTCACTTGCAGAACGAACACCTAGAACCAGGGCCCACTGTCTCCCACTGCCCACTAGGGCCTCGAGGATGCCAGCCACACCCAGGAGGCTCTCTGGACCCGCAGGAGCGTCACCTCTGGCCCTCCTCCTCCACTGCTCTTCCACCCACAGCCATCTCAGCACTCGTGCCAGCCTCAGGAAAAGGGCAGAGAGCAGACAGCACCTGAGCCAGTTCACATGGACAGCATTCTGACACGTATGCTGTCAACGCGGGTCCCATCTGGGAAGGCTCTTCCCCCGAGACAGGGGACAACATCTGGAGGAGCTCCCAGTGGGGACAAGCCAAGGAGGCGGCCCCAGAAGGAAGAACTACTCAGGTGGAAGGTGGGCAGAGATGAGGAGGAGGGATACTGATCAGAGGCTGCCAAGACCACCATCCGTGTTTTGGTCTTACTAAAGGCGTGAAAATTAAACAGAAGGCAATCAAGGGGCTCCCTGAggctggcagctctatggtgggctCAAGCCACTCCCCCAGAGTCTTCCCCAATGTCACAGCTTGGTGTGAAAACAACAGCCCCCacatgggggagggaaagggggGTGCCAACCAAGAGAAGAAGGAACCAGCATGGAGATATCAGACTGGGACTCAGTGGGACCTGGGTCAGGTGGTGGGCAGGGCTTGGGCTAGAATGGGTAGAGCCTGGTCAAGCTATTGGTGGGGCTGAGTCAGGATATGGGTGGGGATGGGCAGGCCCTGGGTCCCAGGTGCCAACCCTGCTCACCTTGCTCTCCGCGGCCAGGATCACCAGGCAGCATGCCTCCACAGGCCCCACTCCACTCTCCGACAGGGAGCCTGTGGTGAGGCCTCGGGAACTTTCTGCACACAAACTCTGGCTGGGGGAGATGCCAGGGTCCTGGGCTGGGAAATCAACACCATGGCAGGTTAGGGCCCATGTGGGAGCTCAACGGCAGGCTCTGGGCAGCCCCTACCTGACTCAGGTGGGGACAGATCGAACCAGGCAAGCCCCCGCCCTCATCTTCCCTTCACAAGAGCACCCTTCCCTGCCACTGCCCACTCAAAACCACCACCTTAACATGACTGTCTAGCTTCTCTGCCAAAGACAGAGTGAATATCTCAGACTGAAACTGCGAATATTTAGCTGCTTCTGATCTTCACAAAAGAAGGTATTCACAGAGTTCTACTGACAGTCTTAAGACACAATCCTGAcaggagatgaggaaactgaggcagaggggGCAGAGGGCTGGGTCTGAGGGTGCATGAGAGGCAGAGCCCAGGTTGGGATCTAGCCATGAGAGCACCCACCTATTCGTTAACACTACACACTGCCTCCTCACACACAAGGTCTCGTAGGACGTGTGGGGGATTCCTGAGGCAGGAAGTGGGGGCTGTGGCCCAGGGCTCCAGGCACATCCACGGAGACACACCCGGGAGCAGGAAGTGCCAGGGAAGGCTGGAGCTCCCCTGATGCCAGGATATCTCAGGGCAAGCCCAGCCCAGCAGGAAGACCACCCATAACTCAGACAGTGCTGAGAGAGAGGACCCCAGCTAGGAACAGCCAGACTCTGGGTGTATGGGCTGGCAAAGACCAGGGCTCTGTAGGGCAAGGCTGGTGGTACCCCATGTGGAGGCTGAGCCCCATGAATCTCACTGTTAGAACATGACTGTACCAtcccaccggagaaggcaatggcaacccactccagtactcttgcctggaaaaccccatggacagaggaacctggtaggctgcagtccatggggtcactaagagttggacacgactgagcgacttcactttcacttttcactttcatgcactggagaaggaaatggcaacccactccagtgttcttgcctggagaatcctagggacggggagcctggtgggctgccgtctatggggtcgcacagagtcggacacgactgaagcgacttagcagcagcagcagcagtaccatccCACAGCCATGGGCCACAGGCGCTGAGCTGTGCCCCAAACGAAAAGCCCCCACAGGGTTTGAGAATCAGGACAAAGAATACTGTGAGACTGCTCACTAGTGACTGCTACACTGACCATGCTGGCAAGGTGTTCTAGGacattttaaatagctttatgGCTCACAGCCGTGGCTGCTCCCAAGGAAGCAAGTGTGTGGCTGTGAAGCCACGCACAGTGAGCCTACTTCTAATCGCCCAGCAGCATTCATCCCCAGTCCCACAGGCTGTCCCCACAGGTCCTGGTTCAGATCCACTGCCCACTTTCCTATGTCCACAGAAACACCCCTTAATGAGACATCTCCACAAGCCATGCTTGCCACACAGAGCCTCCTGCAGCCAGACCTGACCCTGACCCCCGACACAACATTGTCCCCAAGGCCAGCACAGCCCAGGCCAGGGGAGGCATAAAAGACAGGCCCCTATGTAGGAGGCACTTAGTAAGTGTTAGCTACCACTGCCAGTGCCAGTGCTGAGGACAGCCACGTGCATCACCTCACACACAGCCACTCGCTGTGACAGGTGCCTCTGGGAGACCGGGAGGCCCCTGGGGCTGGCGACTTCCCTCAGGAAGAGCCACTAGAACGAGGAGGCCCTCCAGAACACAGAATGGAATTCACTCTCCTTTTAACTGGAAAGCTCTCAAAGCCCTGGGGGGTCCTGGTTTTCATCTCTTTTTGGAAAGCTTCTCCTGTGGTGTTCATTCTGTCTCTTAGAAAATCGGTTACTCATTTTCCAGACAATGTCTTCTACAAATAACACTGACACATGTTCTGGACACAAGAAACCCAGGGGTTAGCTCCCCTCCCACCAGCCCTAAGGCCTGCGGCCCCCAGCCAGAAGCACTCACCTCACTACTTGGTCCCCAGGGAGGCCCCATACCACGGGCCTCCTGCAGGGACAGTCCCCACGCAGGGAACAGCAGTCACCACAGTGCTTCGCAGCACTGGTGGAAGCAGTTACACAGTACCTCAACCAATCAGCCACCATCTAACAACCGGGACCCTGCCAAGTCACCCAACCCACCTGCTCCCAGTGAGTCCACCGGTAAAGGTGGAAGGAAACAGAATCCTCCTTACAGGTTTCTTGTGGAGACTCAACAAGATCATTCATGCCACATGCTTTCTACTAGTTTGAGCCACattaaattgcatttttttttttagattaaaatggttaaaaattgGCAGCTTTGTGTTGTTCAAAATAATGCCTGCATtaacagacacttgctccttggaagaatagctgtcaaacctagacagtgttttaaaaagtagagacaccaCTTTAATGACAAAGGCCTgaaatagtcaaaactatggtttttccagtagtcatgtatggatgtgagagttggaccataaagaaggctgaatgccaaagaactgacacttttgaactgtggtgctagaggagactcttgagagtcccttggactgcaaggagatcaaaccagtcaatcctaaaggaaatcagtcctgagtattcattggaaggactggtgctgaaggtgaagctccaatactttagtcacctgatgtgaagaactgactcaatggaaaagacagtgatgctgggaataatagaaggcaagaggaaaaggggtgacagaggatgagatgattggatggcatcactgagtcaaagGACACGAgtctgaggaaactcagggagatagtgatggacagagaagcctggcgtgctgcagttcatgtggctgcaaagagtcggacataacttggagactgagcaacaacaacaacactactGAACACAATGAAGGGAAATGAAGAATAAGCAGAGCAGAGGGGACCGTGCTCAAGTGCAGTAtgataggagtgtgtgtgtgtatgtgtgaacaaGTGAgcatttgtgagtgtgtgtgggacCTGAGCACGTGAGTGCatgtgaatgagtgtgtgtggaTGGGTGCACCAAGTATGTGCAGTGAGTacgtgtggtgtgtgtgcgtgtgactCTGCGGGGGACACTAAGCCACAGCCATACAAAGTCAAGGGACTATGATACACTCCAGCAGCCACCTTCAAAAAACCTTCCCATTACCTGTGCCGGTGGCCTGCCGCATCCCCACCAGATTCACGGGCCCTTTAATATGAACTTCCTTGAAGCTCAAGGGGTCAGTAATGAGAAAGCTCCTCGGGGCCCTGGCTCTTATAAGCCCTCAGATCCCTGTGGACTACCTACCTCAAGCAGAAACACAACCTTCCCTCTGCACTGGCCAAAGCAGTGTGTGGCCCAGGCTGATCCAGCTGGCCACCCTCATACACCGCCACCAGCCCCCTGAAAATGAACAACTCCAGGGTGCAACCCAGCCATTGCCAGTGCCTAAAGGAGCCCAGGGATGGCGTCCATGCTACAGTGACAACCTGAGAACCCACCTGGGAAGGGCATGGCATGAGTGAACAGTGATTTCTCTCCTCACTTCTCAGGGACTAATGCCGGGGCAGAGGTTCTAGACCCCGAAAGACAGCTTGTCAGGAAGTGCCAAGTAAGGTGGTACTGTATCCTCATCAGGCGAGGGGAGTGGGCTGGGTGACGGGGACTGATGGCTCTCGGGTTCTCCTACAAGGACATGCTCAGAGCGTCTCACAGACCAAGAGCTCCTTGCTGGTCGGGTCTCCTCCCTGCACTGCCAGCACTGGGAAGGCTGTGTGGCCAAAGGAGGGCCTGAATGTTGATTAGGCTGAGCTAAGGCCCCACCCTCAGCCTCTGGAGCTGCCTGCGCCCAGGGTGTCTACTAGGCCTGGGTGCCAGAGGCCACTCCAGCATCCCCAAAGGGGGCTGCACCGAGTGACAGTGGCTGAGCTCAGGACCCAGAGACCACAGCCTCCTGGGTCACTGCCCTGCTCTGGAGAGAGGGCTAGTTCCCAGGCACAGCGGGCAGCAATTGGCTGACCCAACATTGTAGAAACTTGTCTCCAGAGTGCCATGAAATCTACAATGCACGCCTCAGGACAGAGGTGGGGGCTGCTTCTGGCAAGGACCCTCCTGACCCCGCCCCCGGTCATACCTGTCTTCAGGACCACCAGGTGTGAGGCGTCATCTCGCACATAGGACACAGCGGCAATGTCATGGATGGGGACCCTGAGGATGGTGTCCTCCCCGTCCCTCCAGGCCAGCTTGACGTTGTAGGCAGACAGACTGATCACAGCGTCATGCTCCTGGGTCAGGTGTCCGGGGAGCTGGTGGGCTCTCTGGAAGGAACCACACTGCATCAGAAACACAGGGAACACAGGGCCACGGGCTCCCCTAGGACCCTGCACCATGTGTGGCACACGCAACCCACATAGCCAACGCTGACAAGCAGGGTGCCACTCCCATGCTTGCTCCCGGGATACTGCTGTGTTCAAACCACATGGAGAATTCTTCTGGAACTGCCTTTAGATTCAGACCTGTGGGGTGTGGTTTGGATATCttgaaaacatgaattttgaaAATAGTCCAAAACCACAAGGAGCAAGCCTGGAGAATAAAAGTTAATATGCAGGCTGAGGAAAAATAAGGCCAGGGACCAAGTGCACCCTTAATGTGATAGGACTGGGTCACCCCTCATGGTCATAAAGGCCCAGGGTCAGAGGGCCAAGAGTTGGTGTCAGAAAACAAGGGTCAGAGGTCAGGGTTATGAGGTGGAGCAGGCTGAGGGTCAGAGGTCAGGGATGGGGGTAGAGCAGGCTGTCAGGCAGAAGGGTTACCTTTGCATTGTCTATGAAATGCAGGATTTCGGTCCTACTGGAAGGATTCAGGTATCCTGGTATGGACGTTAACTGACCTAAATACTGAAAGAAAGTGGAAAGAGGAAGTGCCATGAGCAAGGGAAGATGAGCCAACACCATCAAGGGCCATAGAACATCGCAAAAGCCTTGTATATTCCCACCACAGGCTGGTTGGCCGTAGTCCCAGCTCGCAGTGGGGGCCTCCTCTAGGCAGCATGCTCCAAATTTTTAGTAAAATCTCTACTGGCTGAGGAGGACACTCCCACGCTTCCCACCACACTGCATCAATGTTGTCATCAAAGTCCTGCAAAGGACACCTCAAAACTAGTTTGGTGGAATTTGTATTCTAAAAAGGCAGAtaagagaattccctggcaatccattggttaggactccgggcttccactgcaggggccctggttcaatcctacaagccacatggtgtggccaaaagataaaaa is a window encoding:
- the CCM2 gene encoding cerebral cavernous malformations 2 protein isoform X4, whose translation is MHSNCRQRGRNQNSSREIPPQTDFPTGYPMENEYLGQLTSIPGYLNPSSRTEILHFIDNAKRAHQLPGHLTQEHDAVISLSAYNVKLAWRDGEDTILRVPIHDIAAVSYVRDDASHLVVLKTAQDPGISPSQSLCAESSRGLTTGSLSESGVGPVEACCLVILAAESKVAAEELCSLLGQVFQIVYTESTIDFLDRAIFDGASTPTHHLSLHSDDSSTKVDMKEPYETEASTFSFPECAHAGGVSPLSFCMQTAPHAKTVSESELSATAAELLQDYMLTLRTKLSSQEIQQFAALLHEYRDGASVHEFCINLRQLYGDSRKFLLLGLRPFIPEKDSQHFENFLETIGVKDGRGIITDSFGRYRRATSSTSTSTSNGNRAAGSSDDQSVPSEGDEWDRMISDISNDIEALGCSMDQDSA
- the CCM2 gene encoding cerebral cavernous malformations 2 protein isoform X2; its protein translation is MSARDGITVQYGLAWPAAVTLPGIVSPFKRVFLKGEKSRDKKAHEKVTERRPLHTVVLSLPERVEPDRLLSDYIEKEVKYLGQLTSIPGYLNPSSRTEILHFIDNAKRAHQLPGHLTQEHDAVISLSAYNVKLAWRDGEDTILRVPIHDIAAVSYVRDDASHLVVLKTAQDPGISPSQSLCAESSRGLTTGSLSESGVGPVEACCLVILAAESKVAAEELCSLLGQVFQIVYTESTIDFLDRAIFDGASTPTHHLSLHSDDSSTKVDMKEPYETEASTFSFPECAHAGGVSPLSFCMQTAPHAKTVSESELSATAAELLQDYMLTLRTKLSSQEIQQFAALLHEYRDGASVHEFCINLRQLYGDSRKFLLLGLRPFIPEKDSQHFENFLETIGVKDGRGIITDSFGRYRRATSSTSTSTSNGNRAAGSSDDQSVPSEGDEWDRMISDISNDIEALGCSMDQDSA
- the CCM2 gene encoding cerebral cavernous malformations 2 protein isoform X1 — its product is MHSNCRQRGRNQNSSREIPPQTDFPTGYPMENEPGIVSPFKRVFLKGEKSRDKKAHEKVTERRPLHTVVLSLPERVEPDRLLSDYIEKEVKYLGQLTSIPGYLNPSSRTEILHFIDNAKRAHQLPGHLTQEHDAVISLSAYNVKLAWRDGEDTILRVPIHDIAAVSYVRDDASHLVVLKTAQDPGISPSQSLCAESSRGLTTGSLSESGVGPVEACCLVILAAESKVAAEELCSLLGQVFQIVYTESTIDFLDRAIFDGASTPTHHLSLHSDDSSTKVDMKEPYETEASTFSFPECAHAGGVSPLSFCMQTAPHAKTVSESELSATAAELLQDYMLTLRTKLSSQEIQQFAALLHEYRDGASVHEFCINLRQLYGDSRKFLLLGLRPFIPEKDSQHFENFLETIGVKDGRGIITDSFGRYRRATSSTSTSTSNGNRAAGSSDDQSVPSEGDEWDRMISDISNDIEALGCSMDQDSA
- the CCM2 gene encoding cerebral cavernous malformations 2 protein isoform X3, producing the protein MEEEGKKGKKPGIVSPFKRVFLKGEKSRDKKAHEKVTERRPLHTVVLSLPERVEPDRLLSDYIEKEVKYLGQLTSIPGYLNPSSRTEILHFIDNAKRAHQLPGHLTQEHDAVISLSAYNVKLAWRDGEDTILRVPIHDIAAVSYVRDDASHLVVLKTAQDPGISPSQSLCAESSRGLTTGSLSESGVGPVEACCLVILAAESKVAAEELCSLLGQVFQIVYTESTIDFLDRAIFDGASTPTHHLSLHSDDSSTKVDMKEPYETEASTFSFPECAHAGGVSPLSFCMQTAPHAKTVSESELSATAAELLQDYMLTLRTKLSSQEIQQFAALLHEYRDGASVHEFCINLRQLYGDSRKFLLLGLRPFIPEKDSQHFENFLETIGVKDGRGIITDSFGRYRRATSSTSTSTSNGNRAAGSSDDQSVPSEGDEWDRMISDISNDIEALGCSMDQDSA
- the CCM2 gene encoding cerebral cavernous malformations 2 protein isoform X5, with the protein product MEEEGKKGKKYLGQLTSIPGYLNPSSRTEILHFIDNAKRAHQLPGHLTQEHDAVISLSAYNVKLAWRDGEDTILRVPIHDIAAVSYVRDDASHLVVLKTAQDPGISPSQSLCAESSRGLTTGSLSESGVGPVEACCLVILAAESKVAAEELCSLLGQVFQIVYTESTIDFLDRAIFDGASTPTHHLSLHSDDSSTKVDMKEPYETEASTFSFPECAHAGGVSPLSFCMQTAPHAKTVSESELSATAAELLQDYMLTLRTKLSSQEIQQFAALLHEYRDGASVHEFCINLRQLYGDSRKFLLLGLRPFIPEKDSQHFENFLETIGVKDGRGIITDSFGRYRRATSSTSTSTSNGNRAAGSSDDQSVPSEGDEWDRMISDISNDIEALGCSMDQDSA